Proteins from a genomic interval of Nostoc sp. TCL240-02:
- the glyS gene encoding glycine--tRNA ligase subunit beta: MPAFLLEVGTEELPASFLSDALIQWRERIPQSLEANSLQGESVQVYGTPRRLAVLIKGLPSQQADREEEIKGPPVQAAFKDSQPTAAALGFAKKQGVELDALFLRPTDKGEFVFVQKRIPGRPVAEILTELVQEWIWGLEGKRLMRWGDGDGRFSRPIRWLVALLDETVLPLELVNGSKTIQSDRISQGHRVLHPEPVTIAQANDYVTALKSAYVTVDPQERENLIKEQVKAVAKSLSGYTVIYPDLLAEVTNLVEYPSTVVGKFEPEFLELPTEVITEVMVTHQRYFPVFKPGSSEQELLPNFITISNGDPKKSDIVAVGNERVIRARLADGRFFYEADLTKPIDSFLPQLEKVTFQEELGSVRTKIDRVVKIAEQISTQLKLAENQSKKIQRAALLCKADLVTQMVYEFPELQGIMGEKYALASGEDAEVAKAIYQHYLPTGAGDILPENLTGQIVGLADRLDTLVSIFGLGLIPSGSSDPFALRRAANAVVKITWFYNLPINLDSLLAQIATDFAEKYQKDRALLTTALQEFFLQRIRTLLQEEKQIDYDLVNAVLGENDPEYTERTLKDLLDVRDRALYLQQIRNDSTLDNIYETVNRSTRLAAQGDLDTKQLEPTTVVRPELFQKPSETALYNALIESVPQTQTAQQTRNYQLLVAALAKIAPTVSNFFDGPDSVLVMDSDPEIKRNRLHLLGLVRNHARVLADFGAIVKNL, translated from the coding sequence ATGCCTGCGTTTCTATTAGAAGTTGGTACAGAAGAATTACCTGCAAGCTTTCTCAGTGATGCCTTAATACAGTGGCGAGAACGCATTCCCCAAAGTTTGGAAGCAAACAGCCTTCAGGGTGAAAGTGTCCAAGTGTACGGTACTCCCCGGCGTTTAGCGGTATTGATTAAAGGTCTACCATCGCAGCAAGCAGACCGAGAAGAAGAAATTAAAGGGCCTCCCGTCCAAGCTGCCTTTAAAGATAGTCAGCCGACAGCAGCAGCATTAGGCTTTGCCAAAAAGCAAGGTGTGGAACTAGATGCACTCTTCCTTCGCCCCACTGACAAAGGGGAATTTGTTTTTGTGCAAAAAAGAATTCCTGGCCGTCCTGTGGCGGAAATTCTGACAGAACTTGTTCAAGAGTGGATTTGGGGTTTAGAAGGTAAGCGGTTAATGCGTTGGGGAGATGGGGATGGGAGATTTTCTCGACCAATTCGCTGGCTGGTAGCTTTGTTAGATGAGACGGTGCTACCGTTGGAATTGGTGAATGGTTCTAAAACGATTCAGAGCGATCGCATTTCTCAAGGTCATCGCGTCTTACATCCTGAACCTGTGACAATTGCCCAAGCGAATGATTACGTTACCGCCCTCAAGTCTGCTTATGTCACCGTTGACCCACAAGAACGGGAAAACCTAATCAAAGAGCAAGTAAAGGCGGTAGCAAAAAGTTTAAGCGGGTATACAGTCATTTACCCCGATTTGTTAGCAGAAGTAACCAACCTTGTAGAATATCCTTCTACAGTTGTTGGTAAATTTGAACCAGAATTTTTGGAATTACCAACTGAAGTAATTACTGAAGTCATGGTAACTCATCAACGTTATTTCCCTGTATTCAAACCAGGTAGTTCTGAACAAGAATTATTGCCCAATTTCATCACCATTTCTAACGGCGATCCCAAAAAATCAGATATTGTTGCTGTTGGGAATGAAAGGGTAATTCGTGCCAGATTAGCTGATGGCAGATTTTTCTACGAAGCTGATTTAACTAAACCAATAGATAGCTTTTTACCCCAGTTAGAAAAAGTCACCTTCCAAGAAGAATTGGGTTCGGTGCGTACCAAGATAGATAGAGTGGTCAAGATTGCCGAGCAAATTAGCACTCAATTAAAATTAGCTGAAAATCAAAGCAAAAAAATCCAACGTGCTGCTTTATTGTGTAAAGCAGATTTGGTAACTCAAATGGTGTATGAATTCCCGGAATTACAAGGCATTATGGGAGAAAAATATGCCTTAGCGAGTGGTGAAGATGCCGAAGTTGCAAAGGCAATTTATCAGCATTATTTGCCAACGGGAGCGGGTGATATTTTACCTGAAAACCTCACAGGTCAAATTGTCGGTTTGGCAGATAGATTAGATACTTTAGTAAGTATCTTTGGTTTAGGTTTAATTCCCTCCGGTTCCTCTGACCCCTTCGCCTTGCGTCGTGCTGCTAATGCTGTAGTTAAAATTACTTGGTTTTATAATTTACCGATAAATTTAGATAGTTTATTGGCACAAATAGCAACAGATTTTGCAGAGAAATATCAAAAAGATCGGGCATTATTAACCACAGCATTACAAGAGTTTTTCTTACAACGCATCCGTACCTTATTGCAAGAAGAAAAACAGATTGATTACGACTTGGTAAATGCAGTTTTGGGAGAAAATGACCCAGAATACACAGAACGGACGTTAAAGGATTTATTGGATGTCCGCGATCGCGCCTTGTACTTACAACAAATCCGTAACGACAGTACTCTAGATAACATTTACGAAACTGTTAACCGTTCCACACGATTAGCCGCCCAAGGTGATTTGGATACAAAACAGCTAGAACCGACAACCGTAGTTCGTCCAGAATTATTCCAAAAGCCTTCTGAGACAGCCTTGTATAATGCTTTGATCGAATCAGTACCGCAAACTCAAACAGCACAGCAGACACGAAATTATCAACTGTTAGTAGCAGCATTAGCAAAAATTGCTCCGACAGTTAGTAACTTCTTTGATGGGCCAGATAGCGTATTAGTTATGGACTCCGATCCAGAAATTAAGCGGAATCGATTGCACTTACTGGGATTAGTTCGCAATCATGCTCGTGTTTTAGCTGACTTTGGTGCGATCGTCAAAAATCTGTAG
- a CDS encoding glycosyltransferase family 4 protein, translated as MHILIYSYNYHPEPIGIAPLMTELAEGLVNRGHEVRVITGMPNYPERKIYDAYQGQWYVNEQKNGVTIQRSYIRIKSKPNLLDRLLLELSFVFTSLPQAFRGERPDVIILTVPPLLGILPATIFGWLYNCPIVLNVQDILPEAAVRIGLLKNKWMIRTLAALEKFAYRTSHTISVIADGFRENLMNKGVPVNKIVCIPNWVNVNFIHPLPKKNNFWISSHQLDGKFIVLYSGNIALTQGLETVIEAAVCLRHIREIIFVIVGESTALQRLQEYCLLHGADNVLLLPLQPREKLPEMLAAADVGLIVQKRNVISFNMPSKIPLLLASGRPIVGSVPATGTAARAIKLSGGGIIVEPESPAAMAAAVHDLYANPTLCTKLGNAGRQFAEENYSLEQALDRYEWLFYHILANRKSTVGILPKLDSKESVVDA; from the coding sequence ATGCACATTCTGATATATTCCTACAACTATCATCCAGAGCCGATTGGAATTGCTCCCTTAATGACTGAATTGGCAGAAGGACTAGTAAATCGAGGTCATGAAGTGCGGGTTATTACCGGAATGCCTAACTATCCTGAGCGCAAAATTTACGATGCTTATCAGGGTCAATGGTACGTTAATGAACAAAAAAATGGTGTGACCATTCAGCGAAGCTACATCAGAATTAAGTCTAAACCTAACCTTTTAGATCGTTTGTTGCTGGAGTTAAGCTTTGTTTTCACAAGCTTGCCTCAAGCCTTTAGAGGTGAACGCCCAGATGTGATTATTTTAACAGTACCTCCTTTGTTAGGTATCTTACCAGCAACAATATTCGGTTGGTTATACAACTGCCCAATAGTTCTAAATGTGCAAGATATTTTACCAGAAGCTGCTGTGCGTATCGGGCTTCTGAAAAACAAGTGGATGATTCGAACTCTTGCAGCTTTAGAGAAATTTGCCTATCGGACTTCACACACTATTAGTGTTATCGCCGATGGATTTCGTGAGAATTTAATGAATAAGGGAGTACCTGTTAATAAAATCGTTTGTATTCCTAATTGGGTAAATGTAAATTTCATCCACCCTTTACCAAAAAAGAACAACTTTTGGATATCTAGCCATCAACTGGATGGGAAATTTATAGTTCTTTATTCGGGCAACATAGCTCTAACTCAAGGTTTAGAAACAGTAATAGAAGCAGCCGTTTGCTTACGTCATATCAGAGAAATTATCTTTGTCATTGTCGGCGAATCAACAGCATTGCAAAGGTTGCAAGAATATTGTCTATTACATGGAGCAGATAATGTTTTATTGCTACCATTGCAGCCGAGAGAAAAATTACCCGAAATGCTAGCAGCAGCTGATGTCGGGCTGATTGTGCAAAAGCGCAATGTAATTTCGTTCAATATGCCTTCAAAAATACCACTACTATTGGCAAGTGGTCGCCCAATTGTGGGTTCAGTTCCTGCAACTGGAACTGCTGCTAGAGCGATCAAACTCAGTGGTGGTGGGATAATTGTTGAGCCAGAATCGCCTGCTGCAATGGCCGCTGCGGTGCATGATTTATATGCTAATCCTACTCTCTGTACGAAGCTAGGTAACGCGGGAAGGCAGTTTGCCGAAGAAAACTATTCGTTGGAGCAAGCACTTGATCGGTATGAGTGGCTCTTTTATCATATTCTTGCTAACCGAAAATCAACTGTGGGTATCTTGCCGAAATTGGATTCTAAGGAATCAGTTGTGGATGCTTGA
- the murD gene encoding UDP-N-acetylmuramoyl-L-alanine--D-glutamate ligase: MSKAHVIGLGKSGVAAARLLKREGWEVELSDSNTSKTLLQQQQELAAEQITVKLGQSLELNGDNLPQLIVVSPGVPWDIPVLIKARQLGIETIGEMELAWRNLRWRSQPQASLPWVGITGTNGKTTTTALIAAIFQAAELNAPACGNIGYAACDVALSYRGLGTGNWGLGDRGIGEKTPIQNCIDWVIAEVSSYQIESSNSLAPRIGVWTTFTPDHLSRHKTLENYYNIKAKLLRQSELQVFNGDDPYLRQQGLSAWPNAYWTSVKGKDFLISEKGFYIEDGWVVEKLTATSAPEPIVKVSTLRMVGEHNQQNLLMAVATARLAGINRDAIARAIVEFPGVPHRLEHICTWEGIDFINDSKATNYDAAEVGLASVKSLAILIAGGEAKAGDDTGWLAQIQTKAAAVLLIGSAAPAFAQRLQEVGYYSYHIVETMERAIPKSAELAKEYEAPVVLLSPACASFDQYPNFEVRGDDFRQLCLAWAGGARLQYNSILSSSL; this comes from the coding sequence ATGTCCAAAGCTCATGTAATTGGATTGGGAAAGTCCGGTGTTGCTGCGGCGAGATTGTTGAAACGGGAAGGTTGGGAGGTAGAGCTGAGTGATAGCAACACCTCCAAAACCCTCCTACAACAACAACAAGAACTCGCTGCCGAGCAAATAACCGTTAAACTAGGCCAATCCCTAGAATTAAATGGTGATAATTTACCCCAATTAATAGTTGTTAGTCCTGGCGTGCCTTGGGATATTCCCGTATTAATTAAGGCACGCCAATTAGGTATTGAAACCATTGGGGAAATGGAACTCGCTTGGCGAAATTTGCGTTGGCGCAGCCAGCCGCAGGCATCGCTACCTTGGGTAGGAATCACAGGTACTAACGGTAAAACTACTACCACAGCTTTAATTGCTGCCATTTTTCAAGCAGCAGAATTAAATGCGCCCGCCTGCGGTAATATTGGCTACGCCGCTTGTGATGTTGCCCTATCTTATAGGGGACTGGGGACTGGGAACTGGGGACTGGGGGATCGGGGGATAGGTGAGAAAACTCCAATCCAAAATTGTATTGATTGGGTGATTGCGGAAGTTAGTAGCTATCAAATAGAATCTTCGAATTCCCTTGCACCCCGTATCGGTGTTTGGACAACTTTCACACCGGATCATCTTAGTCGCCATAAGACTTTAGAGAATTATTACAACATCAAAGCAAAGCTGTTGCGTCAGTCCGAATTGCAAGTGTTCAATGGCGATGATCCCTACTTGAGGCAACAAGGTTTAAGTGCTTGGCCTAATGCTTATTGGACAAGTGTTAAAGGAAAAGATTTCCTGATTAGCGAAAAAGGTTTTTACATTGAGGACGGCTGGGTTGTGGAAAAATTGACTGCAACCTCTGCACCAGAACCGATTGTGAAAGTATCTACTTTGCGGATGGTGGGAGAACATAACCAGCAAAATCTCTTGATGGCAGTAGCAACAGCACGATTAGCGGGAATTAATCGTGATGCGATCGCACGTGCTATTGTTGAATTCCCCGGCGTTCCTCATCGTTTGGAGCATATCTGCACTTGGGAAGGTATTGATTTCATCAACGACAGCAAAGCTACTAACTACGATGCAGCCGAAGTTGGTTTAGCATCTGTAAAAAGTCTAGCGATTTTAATTGCTGGTGGCGAAGCTAAAGCAGGTGATGATACTGGCTGGCTAGCACAAATTCAAACCAAAGCGGCTGCTGTGTTATTGATTGGCTCTGCTGCACCCGCATTTGCCCAACGCCTTCAAGAAGTAGGGTATTACTCTTACCACATTGTCGAAACTATGGAAAGAGCAATCCCCAAATCGGCGGAATTAGCCAAGGAGTATGAAGCGCCTGTAGTGTTGCTATCTCCAGCTTGCGCGAGTTTCGACCAATACCCCAATTTCGAGGTGCGGGGCGATGATTTCCGTCAGTTGTGCCTTGCTTGGGCGGGAGGAGCAAGGCTTCAATACAACTCGATTCTTTCATCTTCCCTATAA
- a CDS encoding efflux RND transporter permease subunit: MFVDFFIKRPIFASVCAIVILLIGLISIPTLPIARFPEISPTQITVTSNYNGASAEIVESGVTNILERQINGVEGLRYLTSSSSNDGTSTITATFDSSRDKDIAAVDVQNRVSVAQPQLPDSVQRTGVRVSKESSNILLAIGLYAENKEYDNIFLSNYADLYLADALKRVKGVSNAQIFGERRYAMRLWLDPSRLANRGLTTQDVANALSEQNLQVGAGRIGQEPAPKGQRYQLDVRAASRLAEPAEFEEIVLKTGNDGTLVKLKDVGRAELGAENYSSFLRFRGNDAVGLGIYQVPGSNALDVAKGVKAELARLAPSFPPGLKYQVAFDTTSFVEESLAEVIKTLIEAVVLVVIVIFVFLQDWRTTLIPALTIPLSLIGTFAFVKIFNFSINSLTLFGLTLASGMVVDDAIVVVEQISRFIQDKGINPRRAASESMRELFGAVIATSLVLMAVFVPVAFFPGTTGALYRQFALTIAFSIAISTFLALTLTPSLCALLLRQGQKPSGWLGWIFGQINRFLDWVQNGYKRSLTFLTHIKAIVIGLFIVSLGMTAWLYTTVPTAFLPDEDEGYFITIIQGPQGVSLQYTSDVIAQVEKEILQIPEVLGTFAIGGFGFSGSTANSGIIFTTLKSWDERSKSGQSVQAIIGSLQGKLLAIPEARVFPVNPPPIQGLGNFGGFVFQLQDRRGNSGLENLVQSMGKLLGQANQTPGLQAVFSTFAADTPQLLVEVDRNKAKSLQVPIDDVFSTLQTALGSQYVNDFNLQQRNYRVYIQADQQFRSNPKDIGKLYVRSQKNQMIPLSNLVKVTQTVGAQTINHYNLFRSIEINGSAAPGSSSGDAIKAMEKVAKEVLPAGYGYEWSGTALEEIDSGGLAPLIFGLGIIFVFLVLAAQYENYVDPFIILLSVPLAIFGALIAQSIRGFANDVYCQIGLVMLIGLASKNAILIVEFANQLREQGFSITKAVIEASQERLRPILMTAFSTLLGIFPLAVATGAGAGSRQSLGTAVFGGMLIATFLSLFVVPILYIVIKTTTERFIKPNRHQELQAEGISLDGKTAVYSAKGEN; the protein is encoded by the coding sequence ATGTTCGTTGACTTCTTTATTAAGCGGCCAATTTTTGCGTCGGTATGTGCGATCGTTATCCTTTTAATAGGATTAATCAGTATTCCCACACTACCGATCGCAAGATTCCCAGAAATCAGTCCCACGCAAATCACTGTAACTTCCAACTATAACGGAGCTAGTGCCGAAATCGTAGAAAGTGGAGTGACAAATATCTTAGAAAGGCAAATCAACGGTGTTGAAGGACTAAGATATCTCACTTCCAGTAGCAGTAACGATGGTACAAGTACCATTACAGCCACCTTTGATTCATCGCGGGATAAAGATATTGCAGCTGTGGATGTGCAAAATCGTGTTTCTGTTGCCCAACCACAACTACCAGATTCTGTGCAACGCACGGGAGTGCGGGTATCGAAAGAATCTAGCAACATTCTCTTGGCGATTGGTTTATACGCTGAAAATAAAGAGTACGACAATATATTCTTAAGCAACTATGCCGACCTTTACTTAGCAGATGCCTTAAAAAGAGTCAAAGGCGTGAGCAACGCTCAAATTTTTGGTGAACGCCGCTATGCAATGCGTTTGTGGTTAGATCCGAGCCGCCTTGCCAATCGGGGGCTAACAACTCAGGATGTAGCGAATGCTTTATCCGAACAAAACTTGCAAGTTGGTGCAGGGAGAATTGGACAAGAACCGGCTCCTAAAGGACAAAGGTATCAACTTGATGTGCGTGCTGCTAGCCGATTAGCAGAACCAGCAGAATTTGAAGAAATTGTCCTGAAAACTGGAAATGATGGCACATTAGTCAAGCTCAAAGATGTCGGTAGAGCGGAACTGGGCGCAGAAAACTACAGTTCATTTCTGCGATTTCGTGGTAACGATGCTGTCGGTTTAGGGATTTATCAAGTTCCTGGCAGTAATGCCTTAGATGTGGCTAAGGGAGTCAAAGCCGAACTAGCGCGATTAGCTCCGAGTTTTCCGCCAGGGCTAAAATATCAAGTAGCTTTTGATACGACATCCTTTGTAGAAGAGTCCTTGGCAGAAGTTATCAAGACTCTGATTGAAGCGGTAGTGCTAGTTGTTATTGTAATTTTTGTGTTCTTGCAGGACTGGCGAACTACTTTAATTCCAGCACTTACCATTCCGCTTTCCTTAATTGGGACATTTGCCTTCGTCAAAATTTTTAACTTTTCCATCAATAGTTTGACTTTATTTGGCCTGACCTTGGCATCGGGGATGGTGGTTGACGATGCGATCGTTGTGGTTGAACAAATCAGCCGTTTTATTCAGGATAAAGGTATAAATCCTCGTCGAGCCGCTAGTGAATCAATGAGGGAACTCTTTGGCGCGGTTATTGCCACTTCACTAGTATTGATGGCAGTGTTTGTGCCAGTGGCATTTTTTCCAGGAACCACAGGCGCACTTTATCGACAATTTGCCTTGACGATCGCTTTCTCCATTGCGATTTCAACTTTTTTGGCTTTGACCCTGACACCCTCTTTGTGTGCGCTGCTGCTACGTCAAGGACAAAAACCTTCAGGCTGGCTAGGTTGGATTTTTGGCCAGATTAATCGGTTTCTTGACTGGGTACAGAATGGTTATAAGCGATCGCTAACCTTTCTAACACACATCAAAGCTATTGTGATTGGGTTGTTTATCGTCTCTTTGGGAATGACTGCTTGGCTCTACACCACAGTACCGACAGCATTTCTACCCGATGAAGACGAAGGCTACTTCATTACAATTATCCAAGGGCCGCAAGGGGTTTCGCTGCAATATACTAGCGATGTGATTGCACAGGTAGAAAAAGAAATTCTGCAAATTCCAGAAGTACTGGGGACTTTTGCGATCGGAGGATTTGGTTTTAGTGGTAGCACAGCTAATAGCGGCATCATATTTACAACTTTAAAATCTTGGGATGAACGCTCAAAATCCGGTCAATCAGTACAGGCGATTATTGGCAGCTTGCAAGGGAAGTTGTTGGCAATTCCAGAAGCTAGGGTTTTTCCTGTGAATCCGCCACCAATTCAAGGTTTAGGCAACTTTGGCGGCTTCGTCTTTCAACTGCAAGACCGCAGAGGTAACAGTGGTTTAGAAAATCTAGTCCAGTCAATGGGTAAATTGCTGGGTCAGGCTAATCAAACACCAGGATTACAAGCTGTATTTAGCACCTTTGCCGCAGATACACCACAATTGCTTGTGGAAGTAGACCGCAATAAAGCCAAATCATTACAAGTTCCTATTGATGATGTCTTCAGTACTTTACAAACTGCTTTGGGATCGCAATATGTAAATGATTTTAATCTCCAGCAGCGTAATTACCGGGTGTATATCCAGGCAGACCAACAGTTTCGTTCCAATCCAAAAGATATTGGTAAACTATACGTTCGTTCTCAAAAGAATCAAATGATTCCTTTGAGTAACTTAGTCAAAGTTACTCAAACTGTGGGAGCGCAAACGATCAATCACTATAATCTGTTTCGCTCGATTGAAATTAATGGTTCCGCCGCTCCTGGCTCTAGTTCGGGAGACGCAATTAAAGCAATGGAAAAAGTTGCTAAGGAAGTTTTACCTGCCGGTTATGGTTACGAATGGTCGGGGACTGCATTAGAAGAAATAGATTCTGGTGGTTTAGCACCCCTAATTTTTGGATTAGGAATAATCTTTGTATTTTTGGTGCTAGCCGCTCAATACGAGAACTACGTTGACCCCTTTATCATTCTGTTGTCAGTTCCCTTAGCTATCTTTGGAGCGCTTATAGCTCAATCAATACGGGGTTTTGCGAATGATGTTTACTGTCAAATTGGTCTAGTAATGTTGATTGGTTTAGCTAGTAAGAACGCAATTTTGATTGTGGAATTTGCTAATCAATTACGAGAGCAAGGTTTTTCGATCACCAAAGCAGTAATTGAGGCTTCACAAGAGCGATTGCGACCAATTTTGATGACTGCTTTTTCTACACTTTTGGGGATTTTCCCATTAGCTGTTGCCACAGGTGCTGGTGCGGGTAGTCGCCAATCTTTGGGAACAGCAGTATTTGGGGGAATGTTAATTGCGACTTTCTTGAGTTTGTTTGTAGTACCAATTTTGTATATCGTGATTAAGACGACAACAGAGCGCTTTATCAAACCAAATCGGCATCAAGAACTGCAAGCAGAAGGTATCTCATTGGATGGTAAAACTGCTGTATATTCAGCAAAAGGCGAGAACTAA
- a CDS encoding PEP-CTERM sorting domain-containing protein (PEP-CTERM proteins occur, often in large numbers, in the proteomes of bacteria that also encode an exosortase, a predicted intramembrane cysteine proteinase. The presence of a PEP-CTERM domain at a protein's C-terminus predicts cleavage within the sorting domain, followed by covalent anchoring to some some component of the (usually Gram-negative) cell surface. Many PEP-CTERM proteins exhibit an unusual sequence composition that includes large numbers of potential glycosylation sites. Expression of one such protein has been shown restore the ability of a bacterium to form floc, a type of biofilm.): MQINLEDITVRNIFAQIVATTATSAVLSVAIAAGANNPAQAIDFNFNWLGDAGYSAVGSFSYDETTAPTIISESGSGATNFLQSLNVSFLDPSNNPLGTYNTVTSGVSQSDFFSFKIETATQKLFGPFDIGGGTGVIGEYFFQGTVGQSLALRQDVDQQGTSITLDENSGSIQVSKVPEPASVLGFLAFGALGVGSTLKKKQASC; encoded by the coding sequence ATGCAAATAAATCTTGAAGATATAACAGTGAGGAATATTTTTGCCCAAATCGTTGCTACCACAGCAACCAGTGCTGTACTTAGTGTTGCGATCGCTGCTGGTGCTAACAACCCTGCTCAAGCTATTGATTTCAACTTTAACTGGCTAGGAGATGCTGGTTATTCCGCAGTCGGTTCATTCAGCTACGACGAGACTACAGCACCGACAATTATTTCAGAAAGTGGTAGTGGAGCCACCAACTTTTTACAATCCTTGAATGTCTCTTTCTTAGACCCATCTAATAATCCTCTGGGAACTTATAACACCGTTACTTCTGGGGTATCACAATCTGATTTCTTCAGTTTCAAAATTGAAACTGCCACTCAGAAATTGTTTGGTCCCTTTGATATAGGAGGAGGAACGGGTGTCATCGGAGAATACTTCTTTCAGGGAACGGTTGGCCAATCTTTGGCATTACGTCAAGATGTCGATCAACAAGGCACATCAATAACACTAGATGAAAATTCTGGTTCTATTCAGGTATCCAAAGTTCCTGAACCTGCTTCTGTGCTGGGTTTCCTGGCATTTGGGGCTTTGGGTGTAGGCTCAACTTTGAAGAAAAAGCAAGCCTCTTGCTAG
- a CDS encoding efflux RND transporter periplasmic adaptor subunit, protein MSHSEFPDSPLPVEIEQPAVTDSSQEPQPLPERSPKPPQKRRWPLILGIILLIGGIGFGWRWWQTSSASNPPGGGAAAGQPMAIPVKLATVQPETVQESSEFIGSLEAPRSVIIKPQVEGRITQIFIKEGNRVQQGQVIISLESDNVQAQLLQAKAGLAQAQARLAELKAGTRQEEVAQARAQLTQAQARLRDAQSGSQPQEIAQAEAQIQSAKSDVELAQSRAKRYAQLRKEGAVSQDTLEGYVKEQQSAEAALVVAQKRLAQLRQSRTSSVNELAGALEQQKQNLRQLENGSRPEEIAQARSQVTQAAAQVQAAQVQLQYTKVLAPFTGIVGDIPVKLGDYVEKADQLTTLTRNDSLELNISVPLEEAKKLRLGLPVQMLNAQDQPTATGKISFISPDASSDSQTILVKANFGNSRSQLVNRQSVQTKVIWNERPGILIPVTAVSRLGGETFVFVAEAPTEKNAEAPAEKNAEAPAEKKVGAPSLVAQQKPVKLGVIEGNNYQVIEGLKAGDKIVVSGILNLTNGAPITPAQEQAGTQKP, encoded by the coding sequence ATGTCCCATTCTGAGTTCCCTGATTCTCCGCTTCCAGTTGAAATAGAACAGCCTGCTGTTACTGATTCTAGTCAAGAACCACAACCACTGCCAGAGCGATCGCCTAAACCACCTCAAAAGCGTCGTTGGCCTCTAATTTTGGGAATTATCCTCTTAATTGGAGGCATTGGTTTTGGTTGGCGCTGGTGGCAAACTAGTAGTGCTAGTAATCCACCAGGCGGTGGGGCAGCTGCTGGTCAACCGATGGCAATTCCAGTCAAGCTAGCGACTGTGCAACCTGAAACTGTGCAAGAAAGTTCGGAGTTTATTGGCTCCTTAGAGGCTCCACGTTCGGTAATTATCAAGCCACAAGTTGAGGGACGAATTACCCAAATTTTTATCAAAGAGGGCAACCGTGTTCAACAAGGGCAAGTTATTATTAGTCTGGAAAGTGATAATGTCCAAGCGCAATTATTACAAGCAAAAGCTGGACTAGCACAAGCTCAAGCACGTCTTGCTGAACTCAAAGCGGGTACGCGACAAGAAGAAGTGGCCCAAGCTAGAGCGCAGTTAACTCAAGCCCAAGCTCGCTTGCGAGATGCCCAATCTGGGTCGCAACCACAAGAAATTGCTCAGGCTGAGGCTCAAATTCAGTCAGCTAAATCAGATGTAGAACTAGCACAGTCACGAGCCAAGCGATACGCACAATTGAGAAAAGAGGGCGCAGTTTCTCAAGATACCTTAGAAGGATATGTCAAAGAACAGCAAAGTGCTGAAGCTGCACTGGTTGTAGCCCAGAAACGCCTAGCTCAACTCCGCCAAAGCAGAACTTCTAGTGTCAATGAGCTGGCTGGAGCCTTGGAACAACAGAAACAAAACTTAAGGCAACTAGAAAATGGTTCCCGCCCAGAAGAAATTGCCCAAGCGCGATCGCAAGTAACGCAAGCAGCAGCCCAAGTCCAAGCAGCCCAAGTTCAACTGCAATACACAAAAGTTCTGGCTCCTTTCACTGGTATTGTTGGTGATATTCCAGTAAAGCTGGGAGATTACGTAGAAAAAGCAGATCAACTCACCACACTTACTAGAAACGACTCTTTAGAACTAAATATTTCCGTTCCCCTAGAAGAAGCCAAAAAGCTGCGCTTGGGATTACCAGTGCAAATGCTGAACGCCCAAGACCAACCTACAGCAACGGGTAAGATAAGTTTTATCTCTCCAGATGCTAGTTCAGATTCGCAGACAATTTTGGTGAAAGCTAACTTTGGTAATTCTAGAAGTCAACTGGTAAATCGCCAGTCAGTGCAAACCAAAGTGATCTGGAACGAACGTCCAGGAATTTTAATTCCAGTTACAGCAGTATCTCGCCTGGGTGGAGAAACCTTTGTATTTGTAGCTGAAGCGCCAACAGAAAAGAACGCTGAAGCGCCAGCAGAAAAGAACGCTGAAGCACCAGCAGAAAAGAAAGTTGGAGCGCCATCTTTAGTTGCTCAACAAAAACCTGTGAAATTGGGAGTTATTGAGGGGAATAATTATCAAGTTATCGAAGGACTAAAAGCTGGAGACAAAATTGTTGTTTCCGGTATTCTCAACCTAACTAATGGTGCTCCTATCACTCCAGCACAGGAACAAGCGGGTACTCAGAAGCCATAG